A window of Grus americana isolate bGruAme1 chromosome 21, bGruAme1.mat, whole genome shotgun sequence contains these coding sequences:
- the ESPN gene encoding espin isoform X5, protein MALERALLAARQGDVEALRGLRAAGLLRPGLRDALGASPAHHAARAGRLACLRYLAAEAALRGDARARNGATPAHDAAATGNLACLQWLLTQGGCGVQDTDNSGATILHLAARFGHHEVIDWLLRFGGSDPTAATDTGALPVHYAAAKGDFPSLRLLLGHCPSTLSAQTKTGATPLYLACQEGHLEIIQYLVQDCGADPHTRAHDGMTPLHAAAQMGHNTVIVWLMSFTTVSLSERDAEGATAMHFAASRGHAKVLSWLLLHGGEITADGWGGTPLHDAAENGELECCQILVVNGADLSIRDQDGYTAADLADYNGHGHCAQYLRTVENMSVEHRVLSRDPSAEGEGRQPDSGMSSPNTTASAPQARFEVGSPASTLSNYDSCHSSQSSTGEKRGGPPGAPAARVPEPALADMQAYMDMLDPEMQPRGRGPAGEGSPLPPPPAFPPPPPPPPATRPPPPPPGYPAPTPPAAPHTADIYVRAKNNLRHVESQALRRELASRENSPEGLRRADSTRRSRNFGKQPSTGDYYKHLGHGTVEQPGPRRMAHSEEASSISTDTMRNGESKPGAELPPPPPPPPLPDAACPPPPPPPPPAETPAGPRRSSSSMGSTKSFNMMSPTGDNSELLAEIKAGKSLKPTPQSKGFTTVFSGSGQAGANAESPASSPSPTRTPTPPATPEATGPPRCLAGGSPEPVLNGSSPVPAAGAGAAVDAEALVPSHDEQGRPIPEWKRQVMVRKLQLRMQEEEEQRRKEKEEEARLASMPAWRRDILRKKLEEEREQKRKEQEKLKREEEEKEKEQSEKLRTLGYDETKLAPWQRQIILKKGDIAKH, encoded by the exons atGGCGCTGGAACGGGCGCTGCTGGCGGCGCGACAGGGCGACGTGGAGGCGCTGCGGGGGCTGAGGGCGGCCGGGCTGCtgcggccggggctgcgggacgCCCTGGGCGCCTCCCCCGCGCACCACGCCGCCCGCGCCGGCCGCCTCGCCTGCCTCCGCTACCTGGCGGCCGAGGCCGCGCTCCGCGGGGACGCGCGGGCGCGCAACGGGGCCACGCCGGCCCACGACGCCGCCGCCACCGGCAACCTCGCCTGTCTCCAGTGGCTGCTCACGCAGGGGGGCTGCGGCGTGCAG GACACAGACAACTCTGGTGCCACCATCCTACACCTGGCAGCCCGCTTCGGTCACCATGAGGTGATTGACTGGCTCCTCCGCTTCGGAGGCAGCGACCCCACGGCAGCCACCGACACAGGCGCGCTGCCCGTCCACTACGCCGCGGCCAAAGGGGATTTCCCTTCCCTGCGACTCCTCTTGGGACACTGCCCCAG CACGCTGAGTGCCCAGACCAAGACGGGGGCCACCCCGCTGTACCTCGCCTGCCAGGAGGGCCACCTGGAGATCATCCAGTACCTGGTGCAGGACTGCGGGGCCGACCCCCACACACGTGCCCACGACGGCATGACTCCGCTGCACGCCGCCGCCCAGATGGGCCACAACACCGTCATTGTCTGGCTG ATGAGCTTCACGACAGTGAGCCTGTCGGAGCGGGACGCCGAGGGGGCCACGGCCATGCACTTTGCCGCCAGCCGCGGCCACGCCAAGGTgctgagctggctgctgctgcacggCGGGGAGATCACCGCCGACGGCTGGGGCGGCACGCCGCTGCACGATGCTGCTGAGAATGGCGAGCTggag tgcTGCCAGATCTTGGTGGTGAATGGCGCCGACCTCAGCATCCGCGACCAGGACGGCTACACGGCAGCTGACCTCGCCGACTACAACGGCCACGGCCACTGCGCCCAGTACCTGCGCACCGTGGAGAACATG agtgTGGAGCACCGTGTGCTGTCGCGAGACCCCTCGGCAGAAGGGGAGGGCCGGCAGCCCGACTCAGGCATGTCGTCGCCCAACACCACGGCATCGGCGCCCCAGGCACGCTTCGAGGTGGGCTCCCCCGCCAGCACCCTCTCCAACTACGACTCctgccactccagccagtccaGCACCGGGGAGAAGAGGGGTGGCCCCCCGGGGGCCCCCGCTGCCC GGGTGCCTGAGCCGGCGCTGGCGGACATGCAGGCATACATGGACATGCTGGACCCCGAGATGcagccgcggggccgggggccaGCAGGCGAGGGTTCCCCCCTGCCGCCAccccctgccttccccccgccgccgcccccgccccctgccacccggccgcccccgccgcccccaggCTACCCCGCGCCCACGccccctgctgctccccacaccGCCGACATCTACGTGCGGGCCAAGAACAACCTGCGGCACGTGGAGAGCCAGGCGCTGCGCCGAGAG CTAGCATCACGCGAGAACAGCCCTGAGGGCCTGCGCCGGGCCGACTCCACCAGGCGGTCAAGGAATTTCGGCAAGCAGCCGAGCACCGGCGACTACTACAAGCACCTGGGGCACGGCACGGTCGAGCAGCCTGGACCCCGGCGAATGGCACACAGCGAGGAG GCATCGTCCATCTCAACGGACACCATGCGCAATGGGGAAAGCAAGCCTGGCGCTGAGctgccgccaccaccaccacccccaccactGCCTGATGCTGCCTGCCCAccgcccccgccgccacccccGCCGGCCGAGACCCCCGCCGGCCCACgccgctcctcctcctccatgggAA GCACCAAGTCCTTCAACATGATGTCCCCCACCGGCGACAACTCGGAGCTGCTGGCCGAGATCAAGGCCGGGAAGAGCCTCAAGCCGACGCCACAGAGCAAAGGCTTCACCACCGTCTTCTCCGGCAGCGGCCAGGCGGGGGCCAAC GCAGAGTCGCCCGCGTCCTCCCCGTCGCCCACCAGGACGCCCACCCCGCCGGCCACCCCCGAGGCCacggggccgccgcgctgcctGGCAGGGGGCTCGCCGGAGCCGGTGCTGAACGGGAGCTCGCCGGTGCCGGCGGCGGGCGCCGGGGCGGCGGTGGATGCGGAGGCGCTGGTGCCGAGCCACGACGAGCAGGGCCGGCCCATCCCCGAGTGGAAGCGGCAGGTGATGGTGCGCAAGCTGCAGCTCCGgatgcaggaggaagaggagcagcgGCGCAAG gagaaggaggaggaggcgcgCCTGGCCAGCATGCCGGCCTGGAGGAGGGACATCCTGCGcaagaagctggaggaggagag GGAGCAGAAACG gaaagagcaggagaagctgaagcgggaggaggaggagaaggagaaggagcagtCGGAAAAGCTAAGGACTCTCGGGTACGATGAGACAAAGCTGGCGCCCTGGCAGCGGCAGATCATCCTCAAGAAGGGGGACATAGCCAAGCACTAG
- the ESPN gene encoding espin isoform X1, with amino-acid sequence MALERALLAARQGDVEALRGLRAAGLLRPGLRDALGASPAHHAARAGRLACLRYLAAEAALRGDARARNGATPAHDAAATGNLACLQWLLTQGGCGVQDTDNSGATILHLAARFGHHEVIDWLLRFGGSDPTAATDTGALPVHYAAAKGDFPSLRLLLGHCPSTLSAQTKTGATPLYLACQEGHLEIIQYLVQDCGADPHTRAHDGMTPLHAAAQMGHNTVIVWLMSFTTVSLSERDAEGATAMHFAASRGHAKVLSWLLLHGGEITADGWGGTPLHDAAENGELEVGAGSEWGARVGGRALLPCHAPPSPQCCQILVVNGADLSIRDQDGYTAADLADYNGHGHCAQYLRTVENMSVEHRVLSRDPSAEGEGRQPDSGMSSPNTTASAPQARFEVGSPASTLSNYDSCHSSQSSTGEKRGGPPGAPAARECGARACGAGDAGPSPPDPLPCAGVPEPALADMQAYMDMLDPEMQPRGRGPAGEGSPLPPPPAFPPPPPPPPATRPPPPPPGYPAPTPPAAPHTADIYVRAKNNLRHVESQALRRELASRENSPEGLRRADSTRRSRNFGKQPSTGDYYKHLGHGTVEQPGPRRMAHSEEASSISTDTMRNGESKPGAELPPPPPPPPLPDAACPPPPPPPPPAETPAGPRRSSSSMGRGKALRQMKSTKSFNMMSPTGDNSELLAEIKAGKSLKPTPQSKGFTTVFSGSGQAGANAESPASSPSPTRTPTPPATPEATGPPRCLAGGSPEPVLNGSSPVPAAGAGAAVDAEALVPSHDEQGRPIPEWKRQVMVRKLQLRMQEEEEQRRKEKEEEARLASMPAWRRDILRKKLEEEREQKRKEQEKLKREEEEKEKEQSEKLRTLGYDETKLAPWQRQIILKKGDIAKH; translated from the exons atGGCGCTGGAACGGGCGCTGCTGGCGGCGCGACAGGGCGACGTGGAGGCGCTGCGGGGGCTGAGGGCGGCCGGGCTGCtgcggccggggctgcgggacgCCCTGGGCGCCTCCCCCGCGCACCACGCCGCCCGCGCCGGCCGCCTCGCCTGCCTCCGCTACCTGGCGGCCGAGGCCGCGCTCCGCGGGGACGCGCGGGCGCGCAACGGGGCCACGCCGGCCCACGACGCCGCCGCCACCGGCAACCTCGCCTGTCTCCAGTGGCTGCTCACGCAGGGGGGCTGCGGCGTGCAG GACACAGACAACTCTGGTGCCACCATCCTACACCTGGCAGCCCGCTTCGGTCACCATGAGGTGATTGACTGGCTCCTCCGCTTCGGAGGCAGCGACCCCACGGCAGCCACCGACACAGGCGCGCTGCCCGTCCACTACGCCGCGGCCAAAGGGGATTTCCCTTCCCTGCGACTCCTCTTGGGACACTGCCCCAG CACGCTGAGTGCCCAGACCAAGACGGGGGCCACCCCGCTGTACCTCGCCTGCCAGGAGGGCCACCTGGAGATCATCCAGTACCTGGTGCAGGACTGCGGGGCCGACCCCCACACACGTGCCCACGACGGCATGACTCCGCTGCACGCCGCCGCCCAGATGGGCCACAACACCGTCATTGTCTGGCTG ATGAGCTTCACGACAGTGAGCCTGTCGGAGCGGGACGCCGAGGGGGCCACGGCCATGCACTTTGCCGCCAGCCGCGGCCACGCCAAGGTgctgagctggctgctgctgcacggCGGGGAGATCACCGCCGACGGCTGGGGCGGCACGCCGCTGCACGATGCTGCTGAGAATGGCGAGCTggaggtgggtgctggcagTGAGTGGGGTGCCAGGGTTGGGGGGCgagccctcctgccctgccacgcacccccctctccccagtgcTGCCAGATCTTGGTGGTGAATGGCGCCGACCTCAGCATCCGCGACCAGGACGGCTACACGGCAGCTGACCTCGCCGACTACAACGGCCACGGCCACTGCGCCCAGTACCTGCGCACCGTGGAGAACATG agtgTGGAGCACCGTGTGCTGTCGCGAGACCCCTCGGCAGAAGGGGAGGGCCGGCAGCCCGACTCAGGCATGTCGTCGCCCAACACCACGGCATCGGCGCCCCAGGCACGCTTCGAGGTGGGCTCCCCCGCCAGCACCCTCTCCAACTACGACTCctgccactccagccagtccaGCACCGGGGAGAAGAGGGGTGGCCCCCCGGGGGCCCCCGCTGCCCGTGAGTGTGGGGCCAGGGCGTGTGGGGCGGGGGACGCTGGGCCATCCCCCCCTGACCCCCTCCCCTGTGCAGGGGTGCCTGAGCCGGCGCTGGCGGACATGCAGGCATACATGGACATGCTGGACCCCGAGATGcagccgcggggccgggggccaGCAGGCGAGGGTTCCCCCCTGCCGCCAccccctgccttccccccgccgccgcccccgccccctgccacccggccgcccccgccgcccccaggCTACCCCGCGCCCACGccccctgctgctccccacaccGCCGACATCTACGTGCGGGCCAAGAACAACCTGCGGCACGTGGAGAGCCAGGCGCTGCGCCGAGAG CTAGCATCACGCGAGAACAGCCCTGAGGGCCTGCGCCGGGCCGACTCCACCAGGCGGTCAAGGAATTTCGGCAAGCAGCCGAGCACCGGCGACTACTACAAGCACCTGGGGCACGGCACGGTCGAGCAGCCTGGACCCCGGCGAATGGCACACAGCGAGGAG GCATCGTCCATCTCAACGGACACCATGCGCAATGGGGAAAGCAAGCCTGGCGCTGAGctgccgccaccaccaccacccccaccactGCCTGATGCTGCCTGCCCAccgcccccgccgccacccccGCCGGCCGAGACCCCCGCCGGCCCACgccgctcctcctcctccatgggAA GAGGAAAGGCGCTCAGGCAGATGAAGA GCACCAAGTCCTTCAACATGATGTCCCCCACCGGCGACAACTCGGAGCTGCTGGCCGAGATCAAGGCCGGGAAGAGCCTCAAGCCGACGCCACAGAGCAAAGGCTTCACCACCGTCTTCTCCGGCAGCGGCCAGGCGGGGGCCAAC GCAGAGTCGCCCGCGTCCTCCCCGTCGCCCACCAGGACGCCCACCCCGCCGGCCACCCCCGAGGCCacggggccgccgcgctgcctGGCAGGGGGCTCGCCGGAGCCGGTGCTGAACGGGAGCTCGCCGGTGCCGGCGGCGGGCGCCGGGGCGGCGGTGGATGCGGAGGCGCTGGTGCCGAGCCACGACGAGCAGGGCCGGCCCATCCCCGAGTGGAAGCGGCAGGTGATGGTGCGCAAGCTGCAGCTCCGgatgcaggaggaagaggagcagcgGCGCAAG gagaaggaggaggaggcgcgCCTGGCCAGCATGCCGGCCTGGAGGAGGGACATCCTGCGcaagaagctggaggaggagag GGAGCAGAAACG gaaagagcaggagaagctgaagcgggaggaggaggagaaggagaaggagcagtCGGAAAAGCTAAGGACTCTCGGGTACGATGAGACAAAGCTGGCGCCCTGGCAGCGGCAGATCATCCTCAAGAAGGGGGACATAGCCAAGCACTAG
- the ESPN gene encoding espin isoform X2: MALERALLAARQGDVEALRGLRAAGLLRPGLRDALGASPAHHAARAGRLACLRYLAAEAALRGDARARNGATPAHDAAATGNLACLQWLLTQGGCGVQDTDNSGATILHLAARFGHHEVIDWLLRFGGSDPTAATDTGALPVHYAAAKGDFPSLRLLLGHCPSTLSAQTKTGATPLYLACQEGHLEIIQYLVQDCGADPHTRAHDGMTPLHAAAQMGHNTVIVWLMSFTTVSLSERDAEGATAMHFAASRGHAKVLSWLLLHGGEITADGWGGTPLHDAAENGELEVGAGSEWGARVGGRALLPCHAPPSPQCCQILVVNGADLSIRDQDGYTAADLADYNGHGHCAQYLRTVENMSVEHRVLSRDPSAEGEGRQPDSGMSSPNTTASAPQARFEVGSPASTLSNYDSCHSSQSSTGEKRGGPPGAPAARECGARACGAGDAGPSPPDPLPCAGVPEPALADMQAYMDMLDPEMQPRGRGPAGEGSPLPPPPAFPPPPPPPPATRPPPPPPGYPAPTPPAAPHTADIYVRAKNNLRHVESQALRRELASRENSPEGLRRADSTRRSRNFGKQPSTGDYYKHLGHGTVEQPGPRRMAHSEEASSISTDTMRNGESKPGAELPPPPPPPPLPDAACPPPPPPPPPAETPAGPRRSSSSMGSTKSFNMMSPTGDNSELLAEIKAGKSLKPTPQSKGFTTVFSGSGQAGANAESPASSPSPTRTPTPPATPEATGPPRCLAGGSPEPVLNGSSPVPAAGAGAAVDAEALVPSHDEQGRPIPEWKRQVMVRKLQLRMQEEEEQRRKEKEEEARLASMPAWRRDILRKKLEEEREQKRKEQEKLKREEEEKEKEQSEKLRTLGYDETKLAPWQRQIILKKGDIAKH; this comes from the exons atGGCGCTGGAACGGGCGCTGCTGGCGGCGCGACAGGGCGACGTGGAGGCGCTGCGGGGGCTGAGGGCGGCCGGGCTGCtgcggccggggctgcgggacgCCCTGGGCGCCTCCCCCGCGCACCACGCCGCCCGCGCCGGCCGCCTCGCCTGCCTCCGCTACCTGGCGGCCGAGGCCGCGCTCCGCGGGGACGCGCGGGCGCGCAACGGGGCCACGCCGGCCCACGACGCCGCCGCCACCGGCAACCTCGCCTGTCTCCAGTGGCTGCTCACGCAGGGGGGCTGCGGCGTGCAG GACACAGACAACTCTGGTGCCACCATCCTACACCTGGCAGCCCGCTTCGGTCACCATGAGGTGATTGACTGGCTCCTCCGCTTCGGAGGCAGCGACCCCACGGCAGCCACCGACACAGGCGCGCTGCCCGTCCACTACGCCGCGGCCAAAGGGGATTTCCCTTCCCTGCGACTCCTCTTGGGACACTGCCCCAG CACGCTGAGTGCCCAGACCAAGACGGGGGCCACCCCGCTGTACCTCGCCTGCCAGGAGGGCCACCTGGAGATCATCCAGTACCTGGTGCAGGACTGCGGGGCCGACCCCCACACACGTGCCCACGACGGCATGACTCCGCTGCACGCCGCCGCCCAGATGGGCCACAACACCGTCATTGTCTGGCTG ATGAGCTTCACGACAGTGAGCCTGTCGGAGCGGGACGCCGAGGGGGCCACGGCCATGCACTTTGCCGCCAGCCGCGGCCACGCCAAGGTgctgagctggctgctgctgcacggCGGGGAGATCACCGCCGACGGCTGGGGCGGCACGCCGCTGCACGATGCTGCTGAGAATGGCGAGCTggaggtgggtgctggcagTGAGTGGGGTGCCAGGGTTGGGGGGCgagccctcctgccctgccacgcacccccctctccccagtgcTGCCAGATCTTGGTGGTGAATGGCGCCGACCTCAGCATCCGCGACCAGGACGGCTACACGGCAGCTGACCTCGCCGACTACAACGGCCACGGCCACTGCGCCCAGTACCTGCGCACCGTGGAGAACATG agtgTGGAGCACCGTGTGCTGTCGCGAGACCCCTCGGCAGAAGGGGAGGGCCGGCAGCCCGACTCAGGCATGTCGTCGCCCAACACCACGGCATCGGCGCCCCAGGCACGCTTCGAGGTGGGCTCCCCCGCCAGCACCCTCTCCAACTACGACTCctgccactccagccagtccaGCACCGGGGAGAAGAGGGGTGGCCCCCCGGGGGCCCCCGCTGCCCGTGAGTGTGGGGCCAGGGCGTGTGGGGCGGGGGACGCTGGGCCATCCCCCCCTGACCCCCTCCCCTGTGCAGGGGTGCCTGAGCCGGCGCTGGCGGACATGCAGGCATACATGGACATGCTGGACCCCGAGATGcagccgcggggccgggggccaGCAGGCGAGGGTTCCCCCCTGCCGCCAccccctgccttccccccgccgccgcccccgccccctgccacccggccgcccccgccgcccccaggCTACCCCGCGCCCACGccccctgctgctccccacaccGCCGACATCTACGTGCGGGCCAAGAACAACCTGCGGCACGTGGAGAGCCAGGCGCTGCGCCGAGAG CTAGCATCACGCGAGAACAGCCCTGAGGGCCTGCGCCGGGCCGACTCCACCAGGCGGTCAAGGAATTTCGGCAAGCAGCCGAGCACCGGCGACTACTACAAGCACCTGGGGCACGGCACGGTCGAGCAGCCTGGACCCCGGCGAATGGCACACAGCGAGGAG GCATCGTCCATCTCAACGGACACCATGCGCAATGGGGAAAGCAAGCCTGGCGCTGAGctgccgccaccaccaccacccccaccactGCCTGATGCTGCCTGCCCAccgcccccgccgccacccccGCCGGCCGAGACCCCCGCCGGCCCACgccgctcctcctcctccatgggAA GCACCAAGTCCTTCAACATGATGTCCCCCACCGGCGACAACTCGGAGCTGCTGGCCGAGATCAAGGCCGGGAAGAGCCTCAAGCCGACGCCACAGAGCAAAGGCTTCACCACCGTCTTCTCCGGCAGCGGCCAGGCGGGGGCCAAC GCAGAGTCGCCCGCGTCCTCCCCGTCGCCCACCAGGACGCCCACCCCGCCGGCCACCCCCGAGGCCacggggccgccgcgctgcctGGCAGGGGGCTCGCCGGAGCCGGTGCTGAACGGGAGCTCGCCGGTGCCGGCGGCGGGCGCCGGGGCGGCGGTGGATGCGGAGGCGCTGGTGCCGAGCCACGACGAGCAGGGCCGGCCCATCCCCGAGTGGAAGCGGCAGGTGATGGTGCGCAAGCTGCAGCTCCGgatgcaggaggaagaggagcagcgGCGCAAG gagaaggaggaggaggcgcgCCTGGCCAGCATGCCGGCCTGGAGGAGGGACATCCTGCGcaagaagctggaggaggagag GGAGCAGAAACG gaaagagcaggagaagctgaagcgggaggaggaggagaaggagaaggagcagtCGGAAAAGCTAAGGACTCTCGGGTACGATGAGACAAAGCTGGCGCCCTGGCAGCGGCAGATCATCCTCAAGAAGGGGGACATAGCCAAGCACTAG
- the ESPN gene encoding espin isoform X3, producing MALERALLAARQGDVEALRGLRAAGLLRPGLRDALGASPAHHAARAGRLACLRYLAAEAALRGDARARNGATPAHDAAATGNLACLQWLLTQGGCGVQDTDNSGATILHLAARFGHHEVIDWLLRFGGSDPTAATDTGALPVHYAAAKGDFPSLRLLLGHCPSTLSAQTKTGATPLYLACQEGHLEIIQYLVQDCGADPHTRAHDGMTPLHAAAQMGHNTVIVWLMSFTTVSLSERDAEGATAMHFAASRGHAKVLSWLLLHGGEITADGWGGTPLHDAAENGELEVGAGSEWGARVGGRALLPCHAPPSPQCCQILVVNGADLSIRDQDGYTAADLADYNGHGHCAQYLRTVENMSVEHRVLSRDPSAEGEGRQPDSGMSSPNTTASAPQARFEVGSPASTLSNYDSCHSSQSSTGEKRGGPPGAPAARVPEPALADMQAYMDMLDPEMQPRGRGPAGEGSPLPPPPAFPPPPPPPPATRPPPPPPGYPAPTPPAAPHTADIYVRAKNNLRHVESQALRRELASRENSPEGLRRADSTRRSRNFGKQPSTGDYYKHLGHGTVEQPGPRRMAHSEEASSISTDTMRNGESKPGAELPPPPPPPPLPDAACPPPPPPPPPAETPAGPRRSSSSMGRGKALRQMKSTKSFNMMSPTGDNSELLAEIKAGKSLKPTPQSKGFTTVFSGSGQAGANAESPASSPSPTRTPTPPATPEATGPPRCLAGGSPEPVLNGSSPVPAAGAGAAVDAEALVPSHDEQGRPIPEWKRQVMVRKLQLRMQEEEEQRRKEKEEEARLASMPAWRRDILRKKLEEEREQKRKEQEKLKREEEEKEKEQSEKLRTLGYDETKLAPWQRQIILKKGDIAKH from the exons atGGCGCTGGAACGGGCGCTGCTGGCGGCGCGACAGGGCGACGTGGAGGCGCTGCGGGGGCTGAGGGCGGCCGGGCTGCtgcggccggggctgcgggacgCCCTGGGCGCCTCCCCCGCGCACCACGCCGCCCGCGCCGGCCGCCTCGCCTGCCTCCGCTACCTGGCGGCCGAGGCCGCGCTCCGCGGGGACGCGCGGGCGCGCAACGGGGCCACGCCGGCCCACGACGCCGCCGCCACCGGCAACCTCGCCTGTCTCCAGTGGCTGCTCACGCAGGGGGGCTGCGGCGTGCAG GACACAGACAACTCTGGTGCCACCATCCTACACCTGGCAGCCCGCTTCGGTCACCATGAGGTGATTGACTGGCTCCTCCGCTTCGGAGGCAGCGACCCCACGGCAGCCACCGACACAGGCGCGCTGCCCGTCCACTACGCCGCGGCCAAAGGGGATTTCCCTTCCCTGCGACTCCTCTTGGGACACTGCCCCAG CACGCTGAGTGCCCAGACCAAGACGGGGGCCACCCCGCTGTACCTCGCCTGCCAGGAGGGCCACCTGGAGATCATCCAGTACCTGGTGCAGGACTGCGGGGCCGACCCCCACACACGTGCCCACGACGGCATGACTCCGCTGCACGCCGCCGCCCAGATGGGCCACAACACCGTCATTGTCTGGCTG ATGAGCTTCACGACAGTGAGCCTGTCGGAGCGGGACGCCGAGGGGGCCACGGCCATGCACTTTGCCGCCAGCCGCGGCCACGCCAAGGTgctgagctggctgctgctgcacggCGGGGAGATCACCGCCGACGGCTGGGGCGGCACGCCGCTGCACGATGCTGCTGAGAATGGCGAGCTggaggtgggtgctggcagTGAGTGGGGTGCCAGGGTTGGGGGGCgagccctcctgccctgccacgcacccccctctccccagtgcTGCCAGATCTTGGTGGTGAATGGCGCCGACCTCAGCATCCGCGACCAGGACGGCTACACGGCAGCTGACCTCGCCGACTACAACGGCCACGGCCACTGCGCCCAGTACCTGCGCACCGTGGAGAACATG agtgTGGAGCACCGTGTGCTGTCGCGAGACCCCTCGGCAGAAGGGGAGGGCCGGCAGCCCGACTCAGGCATGTCGTCGCCCAACACCACGGCATCGGCGCCCCAGGCACGCTTCGAGGTGGGCTCCCCCGCCAGCACCCTCTCCAACTACGACTCctgccactccagccagtccaGCACCGGGGAGAAGAGGGGTGGCCCCCCGGGGGCCCCCGCTGCCC GGGTGCCTGAGCCGGCGCTGGCGGACATGCAGGCATACATGGACATGCTGGACCCCGAGATGcagccgcggggccgggggccaGCAGGCGAGGGTTCCCCCCTGCCGCCAccccctgccttccccccgccgccgcccccgccccctgccacccggccgcccccgccgcccccaggCTACCCCGCGCCCACGccccctgctgctccccacaccGCCGACATCTACGTGCGGGCCAAGAACAACCTGCGGCACGTGGAGAGCCAGGCGCTGCGCCGAGAG CTAGCATCACGCGAGAACAGCCCTGAGGGCCTGCGCCGGGCCGACTCCACCAGGCGGTCAAGGAATTTCGGCAAGCAGCCGAGCACCGGCGACTACTACAAGCACCTGGGGCACGGCACGGTCGAGCAGCCTGGACCCCGGCGAATGGCACACAGCGAGGAG GCATCGTCCATCTCAACGGACACCATGCGCAATGGGGAAAGCAAGCCTGGCGCTGAGctgccgccaccaccaccacccccaccactGCCTGATGCTGCCTGCCCAccgcccccgccgccacccccGCCGGCCGAGACCCCCGCCGGCCCACgccgctcctcctcctccatgggAA GAGGAAAGGCGCTCAGGCAGATGAAGA GCACCAAGTCCTTCAACATGATGTCCCCCACCGGCGACAACTCGGAGCTGCTGGCCGAGATCAAGGCCGGGAAGAGCCTCAAGCCGACGCCACAGAGCAAAGGCTTCACCACCGTCTTCTCCGGCAGCGGCCAGGCGGGGGCCAAC GCAGAGTCGCCCGCGTCCTCCCCGTCGCCCACCAGGACGCCCACCCCGCCGGCCACCCCCGAGGCCacggggccgccgcgctgcctGGCAGGGGGCTCGCCGGAGCCGGTGCTGAACGGGAGCTCGCCGGTGCCGGCGGCGGGCGCCGGGGCGGCGGTGGATGCGGAGGCGCTGGTGCCGAGCCACGACGAGCAGGGCCGGCCCATCCCCGAGTGGAAGCGGCAGGTGATGGTGCGCAAGCTGCAGCTCCGgatgcaggaggaagaggagcagcgGCGCAAG gagaaggaggaggaggcgcgCCTGGCCAGCATGCCGGCCTGGAGGAGGGACATCCTGCGcaagaagctggaggaggagag GGAGCAGAAACG gaaagagcaggagaagctgaagcgggaggaggaggagaaggagaaggagcagtCGGAAAAGCTAAGGACTCTCGGGTACGATGAGACAAAGCTGGCGCCCTGGCAGCGGCAGATCATCCTCAAGAAGGGGGACATAGCCAAGCACTAG